In Deinococcus psychrotolerans, the genomic window GGACGGCTTGGCCGTGCTGGAAGCGATTCGGGCGCAGCCGGGCTTGGAAGGCTTGCCGGTGGTGATCTTATCGACCAGCCGCGAGGAGCGTGATATTCGGGCCTGCTACAAGAGAGGCGCGAGCGCTTACGTCGTCAAGCCGGTCGAATTTGAGCAGTTTCTGACCACGCTCAGCGCCACCTCTGACTTCTGGACGCGCCTTAACGAGCATCCGCAGCCGATCAAACAACCCGAGAGTGCCGAGGTGTCGGGCAGCAATTGAGGCACACTAAAATGAAGCGCAGCGCGTTTTAGGCGTCTAGAATACAACTTCATGCCCGCTTCTCCGCTCTCCACTGCCCGCTTTCCGCTGCTGGCCATCGACATCGGCAACACCAGCACGGTGCTGGGCCTCGCTGACCCAGACTTGAAGCTCCGCCAAACCTGGCGCGTCCGCACCAACCGCGACCTCTTGCCCGACGATCTGGCGCTGCAACTCAGCGGCCTCTTCCACCTTAGCGGCCTCGAACCGCC contains:
- a CDS encoding response regulator, with protein sequence MVLLDLNMPQMDGLAVLEAIRAQPGLEGLPVVILSTSREERDIRACYKRGASAYVVKPVEFEQFLTTLSATSDFWTRLNEHPQPIKQPESAEVSGSN